In the genome of Candidatus Pristimantibacillus lignocellulolyticus, the window GTTAATCGTAGTGAAGGAGCAAACACTAATTTTGAGCAGGGATTAATGGAATACATGCAACTTGAAAATATGCAAATTCAGGCTTGGGGTCCGCTTGCACAAGGTAGATATACTGGTGCTAGTAGGCAAAATACTACTGAAGCAGAGTTGCTCACAACAGGGCTAATTAGCAAACTAGCAAATGAAAAAGAAACAACGAAAGAGGCTATTTTACTCGGTTGGCTTATGAAACATCCTGCGATGATTCAACCGATTCTTGGGACAACCAATCCCGAGCGCATTTTAGCTTGTCAAGACGCTGAGCGACAAGCATCCTTAATGACGCGTGATGAGTGGTGGACACTATACACAACAGCCAACGGATCCCATACCCCTTCCTTATAAGGTAGTTCAAAAAGTGGACTTTCATAACGATGACTAGCTTCATAGCTTAATCGACATCGAATACACCCTTTCCGAATGTTTTCCAAATTAAAAGGAAAATGATGCATAATGTTTCTATTAGAATCTCATACTAACTTCGAAAGGAGTTGATAAGTATGAGTTCAAGAGGCAGACTTATTGTCCCTGAGGCAAAATATGCGATTGATCAGATGAAATTCGAAATTGCACAAGAGCTTGGCATTCAGTTGCCCCAAGACGGTTATTACGGCAGCATGACAACTCGTGACATCGGATCAATTGGCGGCTACATAACAAAACGACTAGTCGCTCTAGGTCAACAACAACTATCATCAAAACGTTTCTAGCATACCAAATTACCGTTAAGGCTGCCTCAAGTGCTTAATATATAAGCGAAAAGAGGTAGCCTATTTACTTTGCACTTCCATTTATTCATATTTATCGTTAAAATAGATTAATGTAAGCAAGATATTCATAGAGAATATAAGAAAGAAAGGAATATCTAAATATGATTATTCAACCAAAATCAAGAGGTTTTATTTGTACGACAGCTCATCCACAAGGTTGTGCAAGTCAAGTTCAAGATCAAATTAATTATGTGAAATCACACCCACAGCTTAGCGGTCCGAAAAATGTTCTAGTAGTCGGAGCTTCAACTGGTTACGGTCTTGCTTCTCGCATCGTCTCAGCATTTGGTGCAAATGCAAATACAATCGGCGTATACTTCGATAAAGCTGCTGAAGGTGCTCGTACTGCAACAGCAGGTTGGTACAATTCTGCTGCTTTTGAAACTGCAGCTGCTGAAGCTGGCTTAAAGTCTTATAGTATTGTTGGCGATGCATTCTCGAATGAGATCAAAGCAAAAACAATCGATCTAATCAAATCAGAATTAGGTAAAATTGATCTTGTAGTATACAGCGTAGCATCTCCACGTCGTGTGCATCCAGATACAGGAGAAGTATTCTCCTCTGTGATTAAGCCACTTGGCGAAGTATATACTAACAAAACAGTTAACTTCCACACTGGAGAAGTTACAGAAGTAGCTATCGAACCTGCAACTGAAGATGAATTACGTCAAACAATTGCAGTAATGGGTGGCGAAGACTGGCAAATGTGGATTGACGCATTGCAAGCTGCTGATGCACTTACTGCTGATGCAACGACTGTTGCTTATAACTATATCGGCCCTTCCATTACACACGCTGTGTATCGTGATGGTACGATCGGTGCTGCGAAGAACCATCTTCTAGAAACAGCTCACAACCTGAATGATCAATTGAAAGCAACTGGTGGTCGTGCATTTATTTCTGTAAATAAAGCACTTGTAACACAATCAAGCTCTGCGATTCCAGTTGTTCCATTGTACATATCTGCTCTTTACAAATTAATGAAAGAGCAAGGTACTCATGAAGGTTGTATCGAACAGATTTATCGTCTATTTACAGAAAGACTATACGTTGACGGTGTTACACCAGTTGATAAAGACGGTCAAATACGTATTGATGATCTTGAGATGAACCCTGAACTTCAAGCTGAAGTAGCTAAAATCTGGGAAGCTCTAACAACAGAAAATGTATACGATTTAACTGATCTTCAAGGTTATCGTGATGAGTTCTTCGGACTATTCGGTTTCGGAGCAGAAGGCATTGACTATGAGTTAGATACAGAGCCAAACGTTGACATTCACAACTTAAAGTAATAAAACGAGA includes:
- a CDS encoding trans-2-enoyl-CoA reductase family protein produces the protein MIIQPKSRGFICTTAHPQGCASQVQDQINYVKSHPQLSGPKNVLVVGASTGYGLASRIVSAFGANANTIGVYFDKAAEGARTATAGWYNSAAFETAAAEAGLKSYSIVGDAFSNEIKAKTIDLIKSELGKIDLVVYSVASPRRVHPDTGEVFSSVIKPLGEVYTNKTVNFHTGEVTEVAIEPATEDELRQTIAVMGGEDWQMWIDALQAADALTADATTVAYNYIGPSITHAVYRDGTIGAAKNHLLETAHNLNDQLKATGGRAFISVNKALVTQSSSAIPVVPLYISALYKLMKEQGTHEGCIEQIYRLFTERLYVDGVTPVDKDGQIRIDDLEMNPELQAEVAKIWEALTTENVYDLTDLQGYRDEFFGLFGFGAEGIDYELDTEPNVDIHNLK
- a CDS encoding alpha/beta-type small acid-soluble spore protein, with translation MSSRGRLIVPEAKYAIDQMKFEIAQELGIQLPQDGYYGSMTTRDIGSIGGYITKRLVALGQQQLSSKRF